The Trichoderma atroviride chromosome 5, complete sequence genome contains a region encoding:
- a CDS encoding uncharacterized protein (EggNog:ENOG41~MEROPS:MER0036067) — protein sequence MAEHAKTKLVPHLGGIDVGYRHSFTDSSLPTLVLINPFTTTSDYYQPEFESERLASKFNLLAIEPLGHGATRTKSETFTYWDSAIMNIQLLDVLGVNQVFVAGTSQGGWIAARMALLSPQTINGIILIGTSMDSESPESRELGCWNGPQATSTLVAKSADLTPHDNFEPGSGYVGFLMSIGYGEKVTADLTQKWFESIQNAYSGDDGKKLICMAAVCLASRDGLYARLPHIRCPVLWMQGTNDVVFSVANAEKEVRMFTNAPEAKLVVMEGGVHFLSFTHGQELEKIILEFIRKWMAKPRGEDFD from the exons atggcagaaCACGCCAAGACAAAACTTGTTCCTCATTTAGGAGGCATTGATGTTGGATATAGACATTCTTTTACCGATTCGTCCCTTCCAACTCTGGTATTGATTAATCCATTTACCACAACTTCGGATTACTACCAGCCGGAATTTGAAAGTGAGCGGCTGGCTAGCAAGTTCAACCTTCTTGCCATCGAACCCCTTGGACATGGTGCCACAAGAACAAAGAGCGAAACATTTACATACTGGGACTCAGCAATTATGAATATCCAGCTTCTGGATGTCCTTGGCGTTAATCAGGTCTTCGTAGCTGGCACGTCCCAGGGAGGATGGATAGCTGCGCGAATGGCACTTCTTTCACCCCAGACG ATCAATGGCATTATTCTCATTGGCACCTCTATGGATTCTGAATCCCCAGAAAGTCGAGAgttgggctgctggaacGGCCCGCAGGCCACCTCCACCCTGGTCGCAAAGAGCGCTGACCTTACGCCCCACGATAATTTCGAGCCCGGCAGTGGGTACGTTGGCTTTTTGATGAGCATTGGCTACGGAGAGAAAGTGACTGCAGATTTGACACAAAAATGGTTCGAGTCTATCCAAAATGCTTATTCAGGAGATGACgggaagaagctgatttgCATGGCTGCTGTTTGTCTGGCTTCTCGAGACGGACTATATGCCCGGCTACCTCATATCCGATGTCCAGTGCTGTGGATGCAG GGAACAAATGACGTTGTGTTCAGTGTCGCCAACGCGGAAAAGGAAGTTAGAATGTTTACTAATGCGCCCGAGGCAAAATTGGTCGTGATGGAGGGCGGCGTTCATTTTCTGAGCTTCACACATGGACAGGAACTTGAAAAGATTATCTTAGAATTTATAAGGAAGTGGATGGCTAAGCCAAGAGGCGAAGATTTCGATTag
- a CDS encoding uncharacterized protein (EggNog:ENOG41) — MSNTTKTVLVIGGTGAQGVPVVKALASDSKYAVRVITRSASSAEAQELAKLPGVTIFEGDSYHEPTLREAFKGVSYVFANTNGFATGEMAEIYWGIRLYELAREFRIEHFVYAGLEYATKLGNYDPKYRTGHLDGKGKVVDYIAAQSTTPMAWSVLTSCLYIEGLTEILRPFPDPNDPSTMVFAVPLGEGECPLIYLEDYGAYARWLFDNPSRSNGLELHVATEDIAWKDLAAAFTEVTGKKAVYKDVTLDEYFKLGIFPEPDAKVGHSANPNEPTLFTFRENFSGFWNTWKDNLTKRDYKLLDEILPTRVKSVKEWMERTGYDGSFASVLKDYRSQDRNTK, encoded by the exons ATGTCAAACACTACGAAAACTGTCCTCGTCATTGGCGGCACAGGAGCACAGGGAGTGCCCGTTGTAAAAG CATTGGCATCTGATTCCAAATATGCCGTTCGCGTTATCACCAGAAGCGCGTCCTCGGCGGAAGCTCAAGAATTGGCGAAACTGCCAGGAGTGACCATTTTCGAGGGCGACTCCTACCACGAGCCTACCCTTCGTGAAGCGTTCAAGGGCGTTTCGTACGTTTTTGCCAACACCAATGGGTTTGCCACGGGTGAAATGGCCGAGATCTATTGGGGTATTCGACTGTATGAACTGGCCAGAGAATTTCGCATCGAGCATTTTGTCTATGCCGGTCTTGAGTATGCCACCAAGCTGGGCAACTACGATCCCAAGTATCGAACGGGCCATCTTGACGGTAAAGGCAAAGTCGTTGATTACATCGCCGCCCAGTCTACGACCCCGATGGCGTGGTCCGTCCTAACCTCGTGCTTGTATATCGAAGGTCTCACAGAGATCCTTCGGCCGTTCCCGGATCCCAACGACCCCAGTACCATGGTCTTCGCGGTCCCTCTTGGCGAGGGAGAATGCCCTCTCATCTATCTTGAGGACTACGGTGCCTACGCCCGCTGGTTGTTTGACAACCCCTCTCGAAGCAATGGACTCGAATTGCATGTCGCTACAGAGGACATCGCATGGAAGGATCTCGCAGCGGCCTTTACGGAAGTCACCGGCAAGAAGGCGGTTTACAAGGACGTGACTTTGGACGAATATTTCAAGTTGGGCATTTTCCCTGAACCAGACGCCAAGGTGGGCCATTCTGCCAATCCCAATGAACCAACGCTCTTCACATTCCGCGAGAACTTTTCGGGATTTTGGAATACTTGGAAGGATAATTTGACCAAGCGGGATTacaagcttcttgatgagatCTTGCCGACAAGGGTGAAGAGCGTGAAGGAATGGATGGAGAGGACTGGCTATGACGGCAGCTTTGCGTCAGTCTTGAAAGACTATCGCAGCCAGGACCGCAATACCAAGTAA
- a CDS encoding uncharacterized protein (EggNog:ENOG41~TransMembrane:1 (o20-42i)), with product MAILVYDLAPLVSLKPIVALPLLAVSLGVLYVAYTVVYNLFFHPLRKFPGPKLWAVHYGFYACLELSGDGHRRMVEVHQKYGPVVRVAPDHLAFCHPDAIHDLSGHRKSGQLENPKETVRYMASSGSILAANREDHSRMRKSIANGFSQQAMLNQQPLITVYINMLFERLRGFYVDEKTFDISSWFNYTTFDIVGDLAFGEPFGCLKESTYHPWVAFIFDCIKNMAVDSAFRRMGFLYKLLVLLTPKSILIKYKEHSELSTQKVHQRLSINTERKDFMASMLAKSGKDVSR from the exons ATGGCGATTCTTGTATACGACTTGGCTCCTTTAGTGTCATTGAAGCCTATTGTGGCCCTGCCGTTGTTGGCAGTCTCGTTG GGTGTACTTTACGTCGCCTACACTGTGGTTTACAACCTATTCTTCCATCCCTTGAGAAAGTTCCCTGGCCCAAAGCTTTGGGCTGTTCATTATGGGTTTTACGCTTGCCTGGAATTATCCGGCGACGGCCATCGAAGAATGGTAGAAGTCCATCAGAAATACGGTCCGGTTGTCAGAGTTGCTCCCGACCATCTGGCCTTTTGTCACCCAGATGCAATCCACGACCTTTCGGGCCACCGCAAATCTGGCCAACTGGAAAATCCAAAGGAAACCGTTCGTtacatggccagcagcggctCAATCCTCGCAGCAAACCGTGAAGACCACTCGCGCATGCGAAAGAGTATAGCCAATGGGTTTTCACAGCAAGCGATGCTCAATCAACAGCCTTTAATTACAGTCTATATTAATATGCTCTTTGAACGCCTCCGCGGATTTTATGTTGACGAAAAAACATTTGACATATCATCCTGGTTCAACTACACGACTTTTGACATTGTCGGCGACTTAGCCTTTGGCGAACCCTTTGGGTGTCTAAAAGAATCTACTTACCACCCTTGGGTAGCATTCATCTTTGACTGTATTAAAAACATGGCGGTCGACTCAGCGTTTAGACGCATGGGGTTCCTTTATAAGCTTCTTGTCTTACTAACCCCAAAGTCTATCCTCATCAAGTATAAAGAGCATAGCGAATTATCCACGCAAAAAGTTCACCAAAGGCTAAGCATTAACACAGAGCGAAAAGACTTTATGGCATCCATGCTAGCCAAGAGTGGAAAAGACGTAAGCAGATGA
- a CDS encoding uncharacterized protein (EggNog:ENOG41), giving the protein MENRDSYKASITTSYRSGTVAFVRPLKLSADAFGVFLRQGSDAFHAIYGDYYVESYGIGGDTSVLFSTDARSES; this is encoded by the coding sequence ATGGAAAATAGAGACTCATATAAGGCCTCCATCACCACGAGCTACCGTTCTGGCACAGTGGCTTTCGTGCGTCCTCTAAAACTCTCCGCGGATGCCTTTGGGGTGTTTCTTCGTCAGGGAAGCGATGCGTTCCATGCCATATATGGCGATTACTACGTCGAGAGCTACGGGATTGGAGGCGACACCTCAGTCCTCTTCAGCACAGATGCGCGCAGCGAGTCGTGA